Proteins encoded within one genomic window of Manis pentadactyla isolate mManPen7 chromosome 4, mManPen7.hap1, whole genome shotgun sequence:
- the LOC118919713 gene encoding somatotropin, with product MAGGPAPGPARPSLGSGTSALLALALLCLPWPQEVGAFPAMPLSSLFANAVLRAQHLHQLAADTYKEFERAYIPEGQRYSIQNTQAAFCFSETIPAPTGKDEAQQRSDMELLRFSLLLIQSWLGPVQFLSRVFTNSLVFGTSDRVYEKLKDLEEGIQALMRELEDGSPRTGQILKQTYDKFDTNLRSDDALLKNYGLLSCFKKDLHKAETYLRVMKCRRFVESSCAF from the exons ATGGCAGGaggcccagcccctggccccgCCCGTCCCTCTCTAGGCTCTGGGACCTCCGCGCTCCTGGCACTGGCCCTGCTCTGCCTGCCGTGGCCTCAGGAGGTGGGCGCCTTCCCGGCCATGCCCTTGTCCAGCCTGTTTGCCAACGCTGTGCTCCGGGCCCAGCACCTGCACCAACTGGCTGCTGACACCTACAAAGAGTTT GAGCGCGCCTACATCCCGGAGGGACAGAGATACTCTATCCAGAACACCCAGGCCGCCTTCTGCTTCTCGGAGACCATCCCGGCGCCCACAGGCAAGGACGAGGCCCAGCAGAGATCC GACATGGAGCTGCTGCGCTTCTCGCTGCTGCTCATCCAGTCGTGGCTCGGGCCCGTGCAGTTCCTCAGCCGGGTCTTCACCAACAGCCTGGTGTTCGGCACCTCGGACCGCGTCTACGAGAAGCTGAAGGACCTGGAGGAGGGCATCCAGGCCCTGATGCGG GAGCTGGAAGATGGCAGCCCCCGGACTGGGCAGATTCTCAAGCAGACCTACGACAAGTTTGACACCAACTTGCGCAGTGACGACGCGCTGCTCAAGAACTACGGGCTGCTCTCCTGCTTCAAGAAAGACCTGCACAAGGCCGAGACATACCTGCGGGTCATGAAATGTCGCCGCTTTGTGGAAAGCAGCTGTGCCTTCTAG